ttggcttattgagctgtggcttgttcaaattcttcgttaggaaaggtcagatgatgcagatttcaaagctgtataaattctctgactcctcaaacttgtccctaaaatcaacagccatgggctcctttaagcaactccctcgcattctgaataataaaataattgatgctctcaaagcaggagaaggctacaagaacatagcaaagtgttttcaggtagctgtttcctcagattaagaaatggcagttaacagaaactgtGGAGAtcgaggtgaggtctggaagatgaagaaaactttctgaaagaactgctcgttggattgctagaaaggcaaataaaaaaaaaaaaaaaaagtttgactgcaaaagaccttcagaaaggtttagcagaccctggagtggtggtgcactgttctactatgcagcgacacctgaacaaatatgaccttcatggaagagtcatcagaagaaaaccattcctgcgtcctagccacaaaattcagcgtctgaagtttacaaatgaacatctaaataagcctgatgcattttggaaacaagtcctgtggactgatgaactcagaatagaactttttggccaatgtgcaaaggtatgtttggagaggaaaaaaaaaaaaaaaaaaggtgccaaattccaggaaaagaacacctctccagctctgaagcatgggtgtggatggatcatgctttggggttgtgttgcagccagtggcacagggcacatttcattggtcgagagaagcatggattcgaataaataccagcaaagtctggaagcaaacatcacaccatctgtaaaaaagttgaaattaaaaagaggatgggccctacaataagatgataatccaaaacacacctcaaaatctacaatggaatacctcaagaggcccaagctgaaggttttgccctggccctcacagtcccctgacctaaacatcactgaaaatctgtggatagatctcaaaagagcagtgcatgcaagacagcccaagaaacttgtagaactggaagccttttgcaaggacgagtgtgtgaaaatcccccaggtaagaactgaaagattattagctggctacaaaaagcgtttacaagctgtgatacttgccaaagggggtgttactaggtataaccatgcagggtgctcaaacttttgcttcaggcccttttccttttttgtcattttgaaaatgtaaaagataaaaaaaaaattgttcttgcttaaaatataaagggaatgagtcgtctttaacttcatgccttttggagatcatttcatcttcaacttgcttaactgttcacagtaacagcaattttgaccaggggtgcccaaacttttgcatgccactatatAAATGCATGTAAGGAATAAACACAATGTCCTgtcaaatgaaaataaataaaaatcaacaacagggtggtggCCCAATGCACAGCAGAGATACTTACCACCTGGAGGCTGATGATTTTCCaacaacagcatgtcctgaactgttttattcctcttacaccacagcaatttgccaagtaTTACCATttctgtggctactgcctcatggaggcgaagcgaggcagttGCCAttgtgtcatcgtgttgtaagaatgagtgtaacaatagcaaaaacttcgtaaccaatcagcacttctcCTGATCAAGTgcaattacccgttctacttcttgataaacttcggaaccaatcagaaccaaaataagagaaaccttgttagAACTTTGTAGTATTGGAAGATAAATTGACAGATAAaaaataaacgaaattcaccaagGCTACGGAtttgatatcaagtaagtggtgtttattttaagaaaatttaccttttgattatcacagcttttgtttggttcttctgaaaggtcaaatgacaagttttttggcagatatattgaaaagccgatatcaaactcttGCAATtcgcttttaattttttttagtctttacactagacttgtgaaacaaaaatgtgctcattagtactaaataatgcttctaagacaattcatgaacacgtgtttttttttttttttttttaccattttgaAAACAGATATAGTTCACACCAAACCATATCACACCAGACATatcacaccagaccatatcacaagtgaaatatggtctggaatccacctactgaatttctcgtaggggaggtgtggtttacgattgtcaacggccgtttattggatgttgcgaatgtctatcatttggcgtatacgtagcccatggccaatcatggcagttgtacccggtgacgtagttagagcgacgaagaggcgaaagactaacgccaaacgctgttctttttttaaaacaaattttcactctaaactattcagaacagtgtctaaagcttgatcaaaagtttggtTCTTAtcactcgccgccatgttaaacgtgatccgtaaacagtcccaagtaaactacaagcttccgtttgtcgagtagtacgcgtcaccgtctttccacccctccccactctctgattggctccctaactcaagcgagcctttagaccatagtttccatgctgtcttttcagatcggaacgattgtgcaaagcagcatgggatttcccaggctaagttCACAGcactattttgaacaaaacacagtaaataaaactggtaaccaaaatactacaagatgcttgtagcacaaactgctgaaaaagttaaagccaacacctttctgttttagccagcattaactttttcagaagTTTGTgcgacagtagctcttctgtgggattggaccatatgggctagctgtCGACACCCTTGACCCTATTGCTgactcactggttgtccttccttggaccacttttgttctgtactaaccactgcatactgggaacaccccacaagatgtgccattttagagatgctcagacccagttatctagctatcacaatttggcccttgtcagttTCTCAGATCTttatacttgcccatttttcctgcttccaacacatcaagttcaagaactgaccgttctcttgctgcctaatatatcccaccccttgacaggtgccattgtaatgcgatcatcaatgttattcacgttatccatcagtggttttaatgttatggctgatcggtataaatcaacatcttctgaccaatgaGATTCAAGAACTCAATAATGCCGTGGTATTATTATAATCTATTAATGCATGGCATGACTGAAAATTAAGTGTCTGTACCTTTTGAAACTGTTAGTGCTGGGGACCACTGTGACCTCAAGATGTCCAAGCAAATACTTCCATTACTGTTTATGTTTGGGTGATAAATCTTTGTTGTAAATGCTACCTGttaaaagtagaaaaaaaaaaaaatgttgattaaATCAAATCACCATGGAAGGACGTAGAGACAGACTGGGTTGTTCCGAATTACCTTTGGAGGCTTGAAGGGATAGTCTGTGGGAAAGTGGATAGTAAGGAAGAAGACCCCTCCTTGGTATGGACTATCAGTCtgtttgagggaaaaaaaaaaaaggaaaattaagACACAGTCTTCACTTTACTTTGCATCCTGTGTTGGAGatttccatctattatctgtagccgctttatcctgtcctacagggtcgcaggcaagctggagcctatcccagctgactacgggcaaaaggcggggtacaccctggacaagtcgccagatcatcgcagggctgacacatacggcccttttccactaccctttttcagctcacttcagcccgacacagctcacgtttcgactacctcagagcagcacgactcagctcgcttcagccctgcttagcacccaaaactcgcacggttttggagtagggctgaagcgagccaaaccgagctgagtgaggctgggggcgtgagcagacactcccctgtgcactgattggtgaggaggagtgtcctcacatgcccacacacgccccgcgagcacgctgcgatctgtaaacaccgtaaacccggaagaagaagaattacaaattacgagaatttctgaagccttatgcgcctcgcctcatctatacgctcttgccagtatctgttggcgttgtcggtgacaacaagccacagcaccaagaccagcaacactaatgactccatgtcctccatgtttattgtttactatccgggttgtgagactaccgcttaaaagatcactgatgtcactgtttgtgccacctaacgacatcacgtgacgtccacccactttcgctaactccacccaatgtgtccacccacttccagccagcacggttcagcatggttgtagtcgaaatgcaactccaacagccccactcagctcgactcagcccaactcagcacggcacggctcagcccgactcagccgcgttggtagtggaaaagcggcaatagacacagacaaccattcacagtcacattcacacctacggtcaatttagagtcaccagttaacctaacctgcatgtctttggactgtgggggaaaccggagcacccggaggaaacccacacggacacggggagaacatgcaaactccacacagaaaggccctcgccggccacggggctcgaacccagaccttcttgctgtgaggcgacagtgctaaccactacaccaccgcgccgccacgTTGGCGATTTCATTTTGGGGAAATATAAAGCAGAACCATTGTGGTGTTCGACAAAAATCTAAGTCAGcttaaaagggggaaaaaaaaaataaaaatacttacaGGTCCCATTATTGTTGCCTGCCAGTGAAACACTGCAAAACACAGAAAACTGGAACATTACACACATCTCAGGGCTGCTGTCTACCAATAACTAATAAAAGAAGTTCTTTAAGAACAGGTTTTAACAATTAGACCTACAGTCGTTTCCAACAGGTCCAGCTGAACACTGTGCAGGAGGGTCCCTTTGCAAATCTTGAAGCTCCTGAatgacacacacaccaaaaagaaGACACTAAATGATTGAGGAACCTGGAATGCAGTGCTCACAACTTGAACAAGTATACACCATAAAGTCTTGTGACAAAAAAGAACTGTTGCGTCACATAGTCCTGAGTGCCAGATATTTATTACAAACATTTAGTTTAAAGTATCAAGTTTTGCCATTTAGGTGTAATGAGTACCGGTTATTCAGCATTcaggtatagacccttcccacgtgacgtcacgacaaacgcggccgccattttggacatgaactaccagtagtctaccacagccaacaacgaggaacgacggcgaagcatcgaaaggaatatagccatcaaagaaagtttttactttcagcaagacttccatcatgccattatattgttgtgcacctggatgtagtaaccatcaacgcacaaggcaagatttatcattttatcggatcccgacagatgctgaccgacggagaagatggatggtctctaaaatattggcaaaatgtttATTgatatagcaatcgtgtgtaatgggaagcatttgcatatccgaagtgttgtgtttacatcaaagataaaataaaccgatatgacaacgactgctgctgccaggttggggacacaaactagtagaaaggaagtgtgccaacagacttcctctgtggtcgattctgctttaaggtaagatgcatttaattattcgtctgctgtgggtttggaatcggtagcctgaccgattcgttcacgtttgtggtgccatttgtttgttgacgcgtgttgaaatggaagattggttgttgacatgatttccagtgatgctttggtgctgctgtggatcagatgtgttgagtagcctgactgtttttttttttcttgtgtgtggtatcattgttgacgcgaggttgttttttgaacatgccaatgcggacacgatttcccctgatgagttacgacttcagacgcgatgcgtgtgtggaggtgtggagtccgcgtgatatgtgcgtaagataggcttcatgtgtttggagatccgcgctctgagacaagcgcaagcacccccccaagggaaaaaaaaaaaaaaaaggagaccccccgaaaatatcggcatagttcgaacactgggttggagaaagtaatggcaaatagtgagtgcacaaaccatagaaggtaaactgtacacagcgccagggcagtgtgatggtatgtctacttttagattgtgttagcttatcaatgaacacactcgtcacatcTTTACGACGGACACTTAGGCcaagtatctgtctcgttttcttcgcggatgcactgtccgtttacattaaaacgccaggaaacgggaatccgccagggtccacgtattcaatccagatcgtatcagctccggtgctgtgtaaacattcagaatacgcagatacgctgtgctgagctctagctggcgtcgtcattggacaacttcactgtgacatccaccttcctgattcgctggcgttggtcatgtgacgcgactgctgaaaaacggcgcggacttccgccttgtatcacctttcattaaagagtataaaagtatgaaaatactgcaaatactgatgcaaatactgcccattgtgtagttatgatggtctttaggcttgccatccttccacttgcaagtggtaagtgacttgcgcacagcggctcagtcccgaatcactgctcgtgcactacactcgcacgctctgtgagctgcgcagggccggagtgcgcaccctccagagggcactcgctgttcagggcggagtgatttggagcgcagccgctgaggaggaagcgatgagctgcactgacacatttcaacttgcgtgccgaattagtcatgtgattagcgtatccgtgtattggcgttgctgtgtgcacgctagtcgtttttaaaaacgttaatctgatgatccgctgatacggtctaatgtaaaccccacctcaaatgtgtgttaggtattattgttgcagtctaagcagtcattgtagcagctagatgagcgagaaccgaaagggtctgtgccataaaccgttatttcttcacgtccaaaatggcggtcgcgtttacgaaggtcacgtgagtgaaaagggtctataccgagAGCCAGGATGTCGGAATTATGTAACCGGAGTGCTGGAGGTTTGGTGATTAAGCGTCTCGAATACAAATTCAGAGCTATTTTTAGCATTCTTTGTAAAAATACAGCCTCAGGTATTTTTGGGATGAGGTAAACCACCTTGCGTGGGCTTCACTGCTCTGACTGACTGATTCAGATGTGTTGGGAGGAGTTACAGAAGATCTACGGAGAGCAGTTTGAAGGAACAAGAGTCTGTCGTTGCagattttgtgtttgtttgttttaagcctTACTCATTAAACATCCAGGAATGCAGGAAGTTATTGTAGTGATTATAAAATGAGAATCATTAACTATATGGCCCAGCTAATGATTGCTCTTGATCAggaatttacagtgtcttgcaaaagtattcatccccctgggtgtttgtcctgttttgtcacattacaagctggaattaaaatggattgttggtgggttagcaccatttgatttacacaacatgcctaccactttaaaaggtgcattttttttttattgtgacaagatgaaaaaaaacagaaatctggagtgtgcataggtattcaccccctaaataagacctggtccaaccaattcacttcataagtcacataattagttgattaagatccaccttcaAGATATCTTTATTGAAATCCGCAGTGAAGTCGCCACTGAATTGCTTTCAGTTTACAGACTTAAAGGTTAAAAACTGATAcgactaacaatattgcacatctcATAACATTCGTGATTAAAAGTAGCAAGAGTCTTACACTATACCCCTTACACACAATGATTAACACATTCATAAAATTCACATAACTTAAAATATGTATACATCGATTGCACTTAATTTTTCAATCGTCTGAGAACAGAGAAGTGTTAACGACATGGAAAATATTTGCGGCTTGCTGCTGATGGAAATTATTCCCCAGACTTATTGAGCAGGTTGCACATGTACGGAATAGGAGAGTTGCTGTATCGGTTTGTTCTTGTTTTGGGGCAGTTCAGTTTCTGACCATTTCTTGTGACACGGCCTgagacctgtgtgcaatcaaagagtcacgtgatctgtcacatgatatctgtagaactcaacctgttctgttagaaccctgactctgctacactactaaacaagcaaaatggaaaccaaggagcctcccaacaggtcagagacaaagttgtggagaagtatagatcagggttgggttataaaaacatatcccaaactttgaatatctcatggagcaccattaaatccattatagcaaaatggaaagaatatggcaccacaacaaacctgacaagagaaggccatccaccaaaactcacagaccgggcaaggagggcattaatcagagatgcaacaaagacaccaaagagaacactgaaggagctgcaaagatccacagcagagatgggagtatctgtccataggaccactttaagctgtacactccacagagtggggctttatggaagagtggccagaaaaaaaaaaaaaagccactgcttcagaaaacacgtttggagtttgcccagcagcatgtggcagactccccaaacacatggaagaagattctctggtcagatgagactaaaatttatctttttggctatcatgggaaacaccatgtgtggcgcaaacccaacaccctgagaacaccattcctacagtgaagcatggtggtggcaggatcatgctgtggggatatttttcatctgcagggacaggaaagctggtcaggactgaaggaaagatggatggcactaaatac
Above is a genomic segment from Neoarius graeffei isolate fNeoGra1 chromosome 14, fNeoGra1.pri, whole genome shotgun sequence containing:
- the ube2d1b gene encoding ubiquitin-conjugating enzyme E2 D1b, whose product is MALKRIQKELQDLQRDPPAQCSAGPVGNDLFHWQATIMGPTDSPYQGGVFFLTIHFPTDYPFKPPKVAFTTKIYHPNINSNGSICLDILRSQWSPALTVSKVLLSICSLLCDPNPDDPLVPDIAHLYKSDKEKYNRLAREWTQKYAM